From Candidatus Methylopumilus planktonicus, a single genomic window includes:
- a CDS encoding malate:quinone oxidoreductase, which produces MKKTDCILIGGGIMSITLAKLLQEIDSSINVTIYEKLSSCALESTQSINNAGTGHAGFCELNYTNFDNHNEVNIDKARKINGEFEVSLQFWSFLARKYKSFKPKSFITQVPHISFVKGDKNISFLKKRYEALTKTLPFKEMQFSRRRETIKQWAPLVAEDFKDNIAMTRVDLGSDIDFESLSVQMLKILSTSKNFSLHTHHEVKAMSQKNDKTWDIKIYNSKNKATILINANFIFIGAGGSSIQLLQKSNIKNQIGYACFPINGEWLICKKSSITKKHFSKVYGLAGPKAPPMSAPHLDLRIINGKRQLMFGPFASFTFKFLKTGSYLDLLKSIRIHNILPMLHVFICNLNLLIYLIKESASSYKDKMNALKEFYPLANEKDWKLASAGKRVQIIKPYKKIGGKLEFGTEVVWSDDSSLAALLGASPGASTSVYSMLNVIEKSFKGSINSKVWKNKIEKMVPSYNQDLSKQPSLFNKTRRSTYKTLGFKI; this is translated from the coding sequence ATGAAAAAAACTGATTGCATTCTTATTGGTGGTGGAATTATGAGCATAACTCTTGCCAAGTTACTGCAAGAAATTGACTCAAGTATCAACGTCACAATCTATGAAAAACTTTCTTCTTGTGCTCTAGAGAGTACACAATCGATTAATAATGCTGGAACAGGGCATGCTGGCTTTTGCGAGTTAAACTATACTAATTTTGACAATCATAATGAAGTTAATATAGATAAAGCACGAAAAATTAATGGGGAATTTGAAGTTTCACTTCAATTTTGGAGTTTTTTAGCAAGAAAGTATAAGAGCTTTAAGCCAAAATCATTTATTACCCAAGTCCCCCACATAAGCTTTGTCAAAGGTGATAAGAATATATCTTTTTTAAAGAAAAGATATGAAGCTTTAACTAAAACTCTTCCGTTCAAGGAGATGCAATTCTCTAGAAGAAGAGAAACCATTAAACAGTGGGCTCCCCTCGTAGCCGAAGACTTTAAAGATAATATTGCAATGACAAGGGTTGATCTCGGAAGTGATATTGACTTTGAATCGCTTAGCGTGCAAATGCTAAAGATTTTGTCAACAAGTAAAAATTTTTCTCTTCATACTCATCATGAAGTTAAAGCCATGTCTCAAAAAAATGATAAAACCTGGGATATAAAAATCTATAACTCAAAAAACAAAGCAACAATTTTGATTAATGCCAATTTTATTTTTATCGGTGCTGGTGGGTCATCAATCCAACTTCTTCAAAAAAGTAATATTAAAAATCAAATCGGCTATGCATGCTTTCCCATCAATGGTGAATGGTTGATATGCAAGAAATCATCTATTACAAAAAAACACTTTTCTAAGGTTTATGGCTTAGCAGGCCCTAAAGCACCTCCAATGTCAGCGCCTCATTTAGACTTAAGGATTATTAATGGTAAAAGACAGCTTATGTTTGGTCCATTCGCAAGCTTCACATTTAAATTTTTGAAAACGGGCTCGTATTTGGATTTATTGAAATCAATTCGTATCCACAATATTTTGCCAATGTTACATGTATTTATTTGCAATCTAAATCTTCTAATTTATCTAATTAAGGAGTCTGCTAGTTCATACAAAGATAAAATGAATGCATTGAAAGAGTTTTATCCTTTAGCTAACGAAAAAGATTGGAAGCTTGCATCAGCTGGAAAGAGAGTTCAGATCATCAAGCCTTATAAAAAAATTGGCGGTAAATTAGAATTTGGAACAGAGGTAGTTTGGTCAGACGACTCATCTCTAGCCGCCCTTTTAGGCGCCTCTCCGGGAGCCTCAACATCTGTTTATTCAATGTTAAATGTGATTGAAAAAAGCTTTAAGGGAAGTATAAACTCTAAAGTTTGGAAGAATAAAATTGAAAAGATGGTGCCATCATACAATCAAGATTTAAGTAAGCAGCCATCTTTGTTCAATAAAACTCGACGATCTACTTATAAAACACTTGGATTTAAGATTTAA
- a CDS encoding glycosyltransferase family 2 protein produces the protein MPKKNYKNIKKHVPISVIIITKNSEHSIKKTLESVTWANEIIVIDSNSSDRTVKICKSFNSVVKKSLNWPGFGAQKNKALSLAKNQWILSIDSDEVVSKSLAKEIKRVVRLNPMGLAFYIERINFFCNQQVKYSGWQDDYVIRLFPKKGSAFTNDQVHEKVIFEGFLNKINGPLLHYSYRNLDDVTDKIHRYSSASARDLIYTEKKITLASAFCHSFWAFFKTYFLRFGFLDGKIGLIIAFMNMETTFYKYIKAIELKSYYNQP, from the coding sequence ATGCCTAAAAAAAATTATAAAAACATCAAAAAACATGTACCAATTTCGGTAATTATAATCACTAAGAATTCCGAGCATTCGATAAAAAAAACCTTGGAATCTGTTACTTGGGCAAATGAAATAATAGTAATTGATTCAAACAGCAGCGATCGTACCGTCAAAATTTGTAAGTCATTTAACTCCGTAGTCAAAAAATCGTTGAATTGGCCAGGTTTTGGTGCCCAAAAAAATAAGGCACTTTCGCTCGCCAAAAACCAGTGGATTTTATCTATAGATTCCGACGAAGTTGTTTCAAAAAGTCTTGCTAAGGAAATTAAGAGAGTTGTGAGATTGAATCCTATGGGCTTAGCTTTTTATATCGAAAGGATTAATTTTTTTTGTAATCAGCAAGTAAAATATAGTGGTTGGCAAGATGATTATGTAATAAGGCTATTTCCAAAAAAAGGATCAGCTTTTACTAATGATCAGGTTCATGAGAAAGTTATTTTTGAAGGTTTTTTAAATAAAATTAATGGTCCCTTACTACATTATAGTTATAGAAATTTAGACGATGTTACAGACAAAATCCATAGATACTCTTCTGCATCAGCGAGAGATTTGATATATACAGAAAAAAAAATAACCCTTGCTTCAGCTTTTTGTCATTCTTTCTGGGCATTTTTTAAAACCTATTTTTTAAGATTTGGATTTCTTGACGGCAAAATCGGATTAATTATTGCTTTTATGAATATGGAAACAACTTTCTATAAATATATAAAAGCAATAGAACTTAAGAGTTATTATAATCAACCATAA
- a CDS encoding glycosyl transferase family 90 gives MHIDNFCYDEKISKIVWRGAAYKKWRKDFLAATASLDFCDVGCTGRFRSIYSKPWMSIKDHFKYKFIFSVEGNDIASNLRWILSSNSLCFMQRPKYESWFMEGLLKPGVHYVEINKDFSNIKKLFEYYIKHPDKAKKIIANANAHAKLFENPDLQFEIAKYVLFKYGKKSHQL, from the coding sequence ATGCATATTGACAATTTTTGTTATGACGAAAAAATATCAAAGATAGTATGGAGGGGTGCTGCCTATAAAAAATGGAGAAAAGATTTTTTAGCTGCTACAGCAAGTTTAGATTTTTGTGATGTTGGATGTACTGGCAGATTTAGAAGTATTTACTCAAAGCCCTGGATGTCTATTAAAGATCACTTTAAATATAAGTTTATTTTTTCTGTGGAGGGAAATGATATTGCTTCAAATCTTAGATGGATATTAAGTTCTAACTCATTATGTTTTATGCAAAGACCTAAATATGAGTCTTGGTTTATGGAGGGTCTTTTGAAACCAGGTGTTCACTATGTTGAAATAAACAAGGATTTTTCAAATATAAAGAAATTATTTGAATATTATATAAAGCATCCAGATAAAGCTAAAAAAATTATTGCGAATGCAAATGCACATGCAAAATTATTCGAAAATCCTGACCTGCAATTTGAAATTGCTAAATATGTCTTATTTAAATATGGTAAAAAGTCCCATCAATTATAA
- a CDS encoding polysaccharide pyruvyl transferase family protein yields the protein MEVIHFKVKGGNFGDNLNDYIWQLLLPNIQDLPSNEAILGIGTLQDKRIASNIEKIHVFGSGALNSNPKDWLKRHNFEFHFVRGPLTAKQWGCSEKSLIDGAALMLHTNLKNIALRKSKKIGYIPHHTSDQQADYNTISSYANMEYISTRGFEIEKFISQVKSCDFIITEALHGAIIADLFRKPWLPVSSGYHIYSFKWDDWCKSIDVNYSPQYTDRIITRGIKPIVRFENIFKRSLSFMNIGKERWESKRILYDKKEKERLIAEQLVKIKNNGNWILSNDKKIDELVNRSGEIFFDFKRKIS from the coding sequence ATGGAAGTAATACATTTCAAAGTTAAAGGTGGTAATTTTGGTGACAATTTAAACGACTATATTTGGCAACTTTTATTGCCAAATATCCAAGACCTTCCATCAAATGAAGCAATTTTAGGAATAGGAACTCTTCAAGATAAACGTATTGCATCAAATATAGAGAAAATTCATGTTTTTGGATCTGGCGCCTTAAATAGCAACCCTAAAGATTGGCTAAAAAGACATAATTTTGAATTTCATTTTGTTCGGGGCCCATTAACAGCCAAACAATGGGGATGCAGCGAAAAATCATTAATAGATGGTGCTGCATTAATGCTTCATACTAATTTAAAAAATATCGCTTTAAGAAAAAGTAAGAAAATTGGATATATTCCACATCATACATCAGACCAGCAAGCTGATTACAATACTATATCTAGTTATGCAAATATGGAATATATTTCAACAAGAGGGTTTGAAATTGAGAAATTCATTTCACAAGTCAAGTCTTGTGACTTTATAATTACCGAGGCTCTCCATGGAGCAATCATTGCAGACTTATTCAGAAAACCATGGCTTCCAGTCTCAAGTGGTTATCACATATATTCATTCAAATGGGATGACTGGTGCAAATCTATTGATGTAAATTACTCTCCACAATACACAGATCGAATTATAACTAGAGGAATAAAGCCGATAGTACGTTTTGAAAATATATTTAAACGAAGTCTTTCTTTCATGAATATTGGAAAAGAGCGGTGGGAATCAAAAAGAATTTTATACGACAAGAAAGAAAAAGAGAGATTAATCGCTGAACAACTTGTTAAAATTAAAAACAATGGGAATTGGATTCTTTCTAATGACAAAAAAATAGATGAATTAGTTAATAGGTCAGGGGAAATTTTTTTTGACTTCAAAAGAAAGATATCGTAA